Proteins encoded within one genomic window of Haematobia irritans isolate KBUSLIRL chromosome 5, ASM5000362v1, whole genome shotgun sequence:
- the LOC142240018 gene encoding putative multidrug resistance-associated protein lethal(2)03659: protein MQSFKADELPENPRESANPLSALMFCFTMPTFFKGRKKDLDERDLYRALDEHKSDYLGHKLSQAWEEEVSNSCIKNKEPSLIKATMKVFGLRYMSLGVLMFLFEIFLRLDAVAWLSTPDWTKHTGLGELIGVVFWSGQGLVLANLGDEMATWLSTLSVSGQYHALANVMTGDLARYALEDWTSGRRPG, encoded by the exons atgCAGTCCTTCAAAGCTGATGAATTACCTGAAAATCCTCGCGAATCGGCTAATCCTTTGTCGGCTCTAATGTTTTG CTTtacaatgccaacattttttaaggGCCGGAAAAAGGATTTAGATGAAAGGGACCTATACAGGGCCTTGGACGAACATAAATCAg ATTATTTGGGCCACAAATTGAGCCAAGCATGGGAGGAGGAAGTTTCGAATAGCTGTATCAAAAACAAAGAACCGAGTCTTATCAAGGCCACAATGAAAGTGTTTGGCTTGCGCTATATGTCACTGGGTGTATTAATGtttctatttgaaatatttctaag GCTTGATGCGGTGGCCTGGCTAAGCACACCGGACTGGACTAAGCACACCGGACTGGGCGAGCTGATTGGCGTTGTATTTTGGTCTGGGCAAGGGCTTGTACTGGCGAATTTGGGCGATGAAATGGCGACCTGGCTAAGTACGCTTTCGGTTTCTGGGCAGTATCATGCGCTGGCGAATGTTATGACTGGCGACCTGGCTAGGTACGCTCTGGAAGACTGGACTAGTGGACGGCGACCTGGCTAA